One genomic region from Rosa rugosa chromosome 1, drRosRugo1.1, whole genome shotgun sequence encodes:
- the LOC133724797 gene encoding uncharacterized protein LOC133724797, with protein sequence MQRSIASLGGSLVKSRGFSTSSSPEKIVASVLFVRLPVVIPKIDPIVYAFQEFSFRWRQQYRRRYPDELLDKSNARGKGDYQIDYVPAPRITEADKQNDRKSLQRALDRRLYLLIYGNTHGSPNGKPVWHFPEKVYESEETLRKCAESALLSVLGDLSHTYFVGNAPMGHIAMESSVNQFFFKSQVIATNKLKIGKCEDFVWVTKDELMEYFPEKAEFLSKMIIS encoded by the exons ATGCAGAGGTCGATTGCGAGTCTGGGTGGGTCCCTCGTCAAAAGCCGAGGGTTTAGCACGAGCTCGTCGCCGGAGAAAATCGTCGCGTCCGTACTCTTCGTGAGGCTCCCGGTTGTTATTCCCAAAATCGACCCCATCGTCTATGCATTTCAGGAGTTCTC gtttcggtggcgacagcaatatcgacgcagatatccagatgaacttttagacaagtctaatgctag GGGAAAAGGAGACTACCAAATTGATTATGTACCAGCTCCACGGATCACTGAAGCTGACAAACAAAATGATAGAAA GTCATTGCAGAGAGCACTTGACAGAAGACTTTATCTTCTTATCTATGGTAACACACATGGATCTCCTAATGGAAAGCCAGTCTGGCATTTTCCAGAAAAAGTGTACGAGTCTGAGGAGACATTGCGGAAG TGTGCAGAATCTGCATTACTGTCTGTCCTAGGTGATCTGTCCCACACATATTTTGTTGGAAATGCTCCTATGGGACATATTGCAATGGAGTCATCAGTGAAT CAATTCTTTTTCAAGTCTCAAGTGATTGCAACAAACAAGTTAAAAATTGGGAAGTGTGAGGATTTTGTTTGGGTGACCAAGGATGAATTGATGGAATATTTTCCTGAGAAAGCTGAGTTCCTCAGCAAGATGATCATTAGCTGA